One Micromonospora sp. WMMD1120 genomic region harbors:
- a CDS encoding M56 family metallopeptidase codes for MAYAVHFAATMLACYLTAQVLARSTWTWRSPRVAIICWQAVGLALGLSAMGLPMALGLSAYDLPTGSALLALADDLAHGALPVGVGTFHLAGVGVGFGIGAVLVTTTVRSIHGTVRAQRRHRELLSLVARNDPAAPGALVLDHPSAAAYCLPGVKPQVVVSAGTLSLLDQAELAAVLSHERAHAHERHDLVLLPFTALCRALPWFGWVRDAHERVALLVEMRADDKARELHAEAPLAGALRRFAAAGHRVTPAGALGMGDRDLDVRVQRLLVTDRPPRALGATALAVATTLVALPVTLFLS; via the coding sequence ATGGCGTACGCCGTGCACTTCGCCGCCACGATGCTGGCCTGCTATCTGACCGCCCAGGTGTTGGCCCGTTCGACCTGGACGTGGCGCAGCCCTCGGGTGGCGATCATCTGCTGGCAGGCCGTCGGGTTGGCGCTGGGCCTCTCGGCGATGGGCCTGCCGATGGCGCTCGGCCTGAGCGCGTACGACCTGCCGACCGGCAGCGCGCTGCTCGCCCTGGCCGACGACCTCGCCCACGGCGCCCTCCCCGTCGGGGTGGGCACCTTCCACCTGGCCGGCGTCGGGGTGGGCTTCGGCATCGGCGCGGTGCTGGTCACCACGACAGTGCGCAGCATCCACGGCACCGTACGCGCCCAGCGTCGCCACCGGGAGCTGCTCTCCCTGGTCGCGCGCAACGATCCGGCCGCGCCGGGCGCGCTGGTGCTCGATCATCCGAGCGCCGCCGCGTACTGCCTGCCGGGGGTGAAACCGCAGGTGGTGGTCAGCGCCGGCACACTCAGCCTGCTCGACCAGGCCGAGCTTGCGGCGGTGCTCAGCCACGAACGGGCGCACGCCCACGAACGGCACGACCTGGTGCTGCTGCCGTTCACCGCGCTGTGCCGGGCGCTGCCCTGGTTCGGCTGGGTGCGCGACGCGCACGAGCGGGTCGCGTTGCTGGTCGAGATGCGTGCCGATGACAAGGCCCGCGAGCTGCACGCCGAGGCGCCGCTGGCGGGCGCGCTGCGCCGCTTCGCCGCCGCCGGACACCGGGTCACCCCGGCCGGCGCGCTGGGCATGGGCGACCGGGATCTCGACGTACGGGTGCAGCGACTGCTGGTCACCGACCGGCCGCCCCGCGCCCTCGGCGCCACCGCCCTGGCCGTCGCCACCACCCTGGTAGCCCTACCCGTAACCCTCTTCCTGAGCTAA
- a CDS encoding BlaI/MecI/CopY family transcriptional regulator, whose translation MTRLGDLERAVMDVLWDVVPGTSDGVTVREVADALDGRELAYTTVMTVLDRLAGKGMVQREREGRAWRYRPAASREAHIAQLMLDALDLGGSRDAALVRFARSVTGTEAEVLRAALGSAAGLTGPGSTGGADALTDRVDGPAGRRPAGEAAER comes from the coding sequence GTGACTCGGTTGGGCGATCTTGAGCGTGCGGTGATGGACGTGTTGTGGGACGTGGTCCCCGGCACGTCGGACGGGGTGACCGTGCGCGAGGTGGCCGACGCGCTCGACGGGCGCGAGCTGGCGTACACGACGGTGATGACGGTGCTGGACCGGCTCGCCGGCAAGGGCATGGTGCAGCGGGAGCGGGAGGGCCGCGCGTGGCGGTACCGGCCGGCGGCCAGCCGCGAGGCGCACATCGCCCAACTCATGCTCGACGCCCTCGACCTGGGTGGCAGCCGGGACGCCGCGCTGGTGCGGTTCGCCCGTTCGGTGACCGGCACCGAGGCCGAGGTGCTGCGGGCGGCCCTGGGGAGTGCGGCCGGCCTGACCGGGCCGGGCTCGACCGGTGGAGCCGACGCCCTGACCGACCGGGTGGACGGGCCGGCGGGCCGACGCCCGGCCGGCGAGGCAGCGGAGCGGTAG
- a CDS encoding aldehyde dehydrogenase family protein gives MSERVAVRKTYKLFIGGKFPRSESGRSYLVQSSNVSLASRKDARDAVVAARAAVKGWAGATAYNRGQILYRAAEMLEGRREQFVALGVPGDEVDAAVDRWVWYAGWADKLAQVYGGANPVAGPYFNLSAPEPTGVVAVVAPERPALLGLVSVIAPAIVTGNTVVVAASPTEPLAAVTLAEVLATSDLPGGVVNILTGAITETAPTLASHLDVNAIDLTGVTDAALATELEVKAAENLKRVLRPAPIDNDWFADPGVARMTTLLETKTVWHPKGV, from the coding sequence GTGTCTGAGCGGGTCGCGGTACGCAAGACGTACAAGCTCTTCATCGGCGGGAAGTTCCCGCGCAGCGAGTCGGGACGGTCGTATCTCGTGCAGTCCTCGAATGTGTCACTGGCCTCCCGCAAGGACGCCCGGGACGCGGTGGTCGCCGCCCGCGCCGCCGTCAAGGGCTGGGCCGGCGCCACCGCGTACAACAGGGGTCAGATCCTCTACCGGGCGGCCGAGATGCTGGAGGGCCGCCGCGAGCAGTTCGTCGCCCTCGGCGTCCCCGGCGACGAGGTCGACGCCGCCGTCGACCGCTGGGTCTGGTACGCCGGCTGGGCCGACAAGCTCGCCCAGGTGTACGGCGGCGCGAACCCGGTCGCCGGCCCCTACTTCAACCTCTCCGCCCCGGAGCCGACCGGCGTGGTGGCGGTGGTCGCCCCGGAGCGTCCGGCGCTGCTCGGCCTGGTCAGCGTGATCGCCCCGGCGATCGTCACCGGCAACACCGTGGTGGTGGCGGCCTCCCCCACCGAGCCGCTGGCGGCGGTGACGCTGGCCGAGGTGTTGGCCACCTCCGACCTGCCCGGAGGCGTGGTCAACATCCTCACCGGCGCGATCACCGAGACCGCGCCCACGTTGGCGTCGCACCTGGACGTCAACGCGATCGACCTGACCGGGGTGACCGACGCCGCGCTCGCCACCGAGCTGGAGGTCAAGGCGGCGGAGAACCTGAAGCGGGTGCTCCGGCCCGCCCCGATCGACAACGACTGGTTCGCCGACCCGGGGGTGGCCCGGATGACGACGCTGCTGGAGACGAAGACGGTGTGGCATCCCAAGGGGGTGTGA
- a CDS encoding aldehyde dehydrogenase family protein, with product MFEYAPAPESRSVVDLKPSYGLFVDGKFVDPADGGSFKSINPASEEVLAEVAEAGAEDVERAVRAARKAYDKVWGPMPGRDRAKYLYRIARLIQERSRELAVLESLDNGKPIKESRDVDLPLVAAHFFYYAGWADKLEHAGFGANPQPIGVAAQVIPWNFPLLMLAWKIAPALAAGNTVVLKPAETTPLTALLFAEICQQADLPAGVVNIVTGAGDTGRALVEHPGVDKVAFTGSTEVGRAIARSVAGTRKKLTLELGGKAANIVFDDAPIDQAVEGIVNGIFFNQGHVCCAGSRLLVQENVADRVLESLKRRMAQLRVGDPLDKNTDVGAINSAAQLDRIRELSDAGSAEGAERWSAPCELPERGFWFAPTIFTGVTQAHRIAREEIFGPVLSVLTFRTPAEAVEKANNTPYGLSAGIWTDKGSRILWMADRLRAGVVWANTFNKFDPTSPFGGYKESGYGREGGRHGLEGYLSV from the coding sequence ATGTTCGAATACGCCCCCGCCCCCGAGTCCCGCTCGGTGGTGGACCTCAAACCCTCGTACGGGCTGTTCGTCGACGGTAAGTTCGTCGATCCCGCCGACGGTGGCAGCTTCAAGTCGATCAACCCCGCCTCGGAGGAGGTGCTGGCCGAGGTCGCCGAGGCCGGCGCCGAGGACGTGGAACGCGCGGTACGCGCCGCCCGGAAGGCGTACGACAAGGTCTGGGGTCCGATGCCGGGCCGGGACCGGGCGAAGTACCTGTACCGGATCGCCCGGCTCATCCAGGAGCGCTCCCGCGAGCTGGCCGTCCTGGAATCGCTGGACAACGGCAAGCCGATCAAGGAATCTCGCGACGTCGACCTGCCGCTGGTCGCCGCGCACTTCTTCTACTACGCCGGTTGGGCCGACAAGCTTGAGCACGCCGGCTTCGGCGCGAACCCGCAGCCGATCGGGGTGGCCGCGCAGGTCATCCCGTGGAACTTCCCGCTGCTCATGCTGGCCTGGAAGATCGCCCCGGCGTTGGCCGCCGGCAACACGGTGGTGCTGAAGCCGGCCGAGACCACCCCGCTGACCGCGCTGCTCTTCGCCGAGATCTGCCAGCAGGCCGACCTGCCGGCCGGTGTGGTCAACATCGTCACCGGCGCTGGCGACACCGGCCGGGCGCTGGTGGAGCACCCCGGCGTGGACAAGGTCGCCTTCACCGGCTCCACCGAGGTCGGCCGGGCCATCGCCCGCTCCGTCGCCGGCACCCGCAAGAAGCTCACCCTGGAGCTGGGCGGCAAGGCCGCCAACATCGTCTTCGACGACGCGCCCATCGACCAGGCCGTCGAGGGCATCGTCAACGGCATCTTCTTCAACCAGGGGCACGTCTGCTGCGCCGGCTCGCGTCTGCTGGTGCAGGAGAACGTGGCCGACCGGGTGCTGGAGTCGCTGAAACGCCGGATGGCCCAGCTCCGGGTCGGCGACCCGCTGGACAAGAACACCGACGTCGGCGCGATCAACTCGGCCGCCCAGCTCGACCGCATCCGCGAGCTGTCCGACGCCGGCTCGGCCGAGGGCGCCGAGCGCTGGTCGGCCCCGTGCGAGCTGCCCGAGCGCGGCTTCTGGTTCGCGCCGACGATCTTCACCGGGGTCACCCAGGCGCACCGCATCGCCCGCGAGGAGATCTTCGGCCCGGTGCTGTCGGTGCTCACCTTCCGCACCCCGGCCGAGGCCGTGGAGAAGGCCAACAACACGCCGTACGGGCTGTCGGCGGGAATCTGGACCGACAAGGGCTCCCGGATCCTGTGGATGGCCGACCGGCTGCGCGCCGGCGTGGTCTGGGCCAACACGTTCAACAAGTTCGACCCCACCTCGCCGTTCGGCGGCTACAAGGAGTCGGGCTACGGTCGCGAGGGCGGCCGGCACGGGCTGGAGGGGTACCTCAGTGTCTGA
- the deoC gene encoding deoxyribose-phosphate aldolase, whose translation MTATTTSARSDLSELGRSETALRTFLHGLPGVDQVGAEQRAAQLGTRSIKTTAKAQAIDLAIRMVDLTTLEGADTPGKVRALAAKALRPDPADPSCPHVGAVCVYPAMVPYVAEVLRGSAVHLASVATAFPSGQAPLEVKLADTRAAVAAGADEIDMVINRGAFLAGRYKEVYDEIVAVKEACGPADGGRQGRPAAHLKVILETGELATYDNVRRASWLAMLAGGDFIKTSTGKVPVAATPPVTLVMLEAVRDFRAATGRQVGVKPAGGIKTTKDAIKYLVMVNETVGPDWLDPDWFRFGASSLLNDLLMQRTKLTTGTYSGPDYFTLD comes from the coding sequence ATGACGGCGACAACGACGTCGGCCCGGTCGGACCTCTCCGAGCTGGGACGATCCGAGACCGCTCTGCGGACCTTCCTGCACGGCCTACCGGGCGTGGACCAGGTCGGCGCGGAGCAGCGGGCGGCGCAGCTCGGCACCCGCTCCATCAAGACCACCGCCAAGGCGCAGGCGATCGACCTGGCGATCCGGATGGTCGACCTGACCACCCTGGAGGGGGCGGACACCCCGGGCAAGGTGCGCGCGCTGGCCGCGAAGGCGCTGCGCCCCGACCCGGCCGACCCGTCCTGCCCGCACGTCGGCGCGGTCTGCGTCTACCCGGCGATGGTCCCGTACGTGGCCGAGGTGCTGCGCGGGTCCGCCGTGCACCTGGCCAGCGTGGCGACGGCGTTCCCGTCGGGTCAGGCGCCACTGGAGGTCAAGCTCGCCGACACCCGGGCGGCGGTCGCGGCCGGTGCCGACGAGATCGACATGGTGATCAACCGGGGCGCGTTCCTGGCCGGGCGGTACAAGGAGGTCTACGACGAGATCGTCGCGGTCAAGGAGGCCTGCGGCCCTGCTGACGGCGGTCGCCAGGGGCGCCCGGCAGCCCACCTCAAGGTGATCCTGGAGACCGGCGAGTTGGCCACCTACGACAACGTACGCCGGGCCTCCTGGCTGGCCATGCTGGCCGGCGGCGACTTCATCAAGACGTCCACCGGCAAGGTCCCGGTCGCGGCGACGCCGCCGGTGACCCTGGTGATGCTGGAGGCGGTCCGCGACTTCCGGGCGGCGACCGGGCGGCAGGTGGGCGTGAAGCCCGCCGGCGGCATCAAGACCACCAAGGACGCGATCAAGTACCTGGTGATGGTCAACGAGACCGTCGGCCCGGACTGGCTCGACCCGGACTGGTTCCGCTTCGGCGCGTCCAGCCTGCTCAACGACCTGCTGATGCAGCGCACCAAGCTGACGACCGGCACCTACTCCGGTCCCGACTACTTCACCCTGGACTGA
- the upp gene encoding uracil phosphoribosyltransferase, whose product MDVHVIDHPLAQSRLTAMRDARTDSSTFRAALHELTTMLVYEAARSFPVERYPVQTPVTGTEGTRLANPPLLVPVLRAGLGMADAALGLLPESSMGFVGLARDEVTYEPRAYMESLPRDLAGLPVLVLDPMLATGGSLEHCCRLLADRGCTDITVLCVLAAPVGIERLERSGLPLRLVTASIDAGLNDNMFIVPGLGDAGDRQFGGMPRF is encoded by the coding sequence GTGGACGTACACGTCATTGACCATCCGCTGGCCCAGTCCAGGTTGACCGCCATGCGGGACGCGCGCACCGATTCCTCGACGTTCCGGGCCGCGCTGCACGAACTGACCACCATGCTGGTGTACGAGGCGGCGCGCTCCTTCCCCGTCGAGCGGTACCCGGTGCAGACGCCGGTCACCGGCACCGAGGGGACCCGGCTGGCCAACCCGCCGCTGCTGGTCCCGGTGCTGCGGGCCGGCCTGGGCATGGCGGACGCGGCGCTGGGCCTGCTGCCCGAGTCGTCGATGGGCTTCGTGGGTCTGGCCCGCGACGAGGTGACCTACGAGCCGCGGGCGTACATGGAGTCGCTGCCCCGCGACCTGGCCGGGCTGCCGGTGCTGGTGCTCGACCCGATGCTGGCCACCGGCGGCTCGCTGGAGCACTGCTGCCGGCTGCTGGCCGACCGGGGGTGCACCGACATCACGGTGCTCTGCGTGCTCGCCGCGCCGGTCGGCATCGAGCGGCTGGAACGCTCCGGCCTGCCGTTGCGCCTGGTCACCGCCTCGATCGACGCCGGGCTCAACGACAACATGTTCATCGTTCCGGGGCTGGGTGACGCGGGCGACCGGCAGTTCGGCGGCATGCCCCGCTTCTGA
- a CDS encoding GPP34 family phosphoprotein: MTGVALAEELLLLAYDDTTGKATMPRISLDLGMAAAVLVELALAGRIAYADGSLTVVDPTPTGEPFTDDVLKRIAADTPHSPASWVQRLRHGLRDRILDDLCRQGVVRDVDETELGFIHVHRYPVVDASVEAETRQRLAEALSGAAAPDERTAALATLVVVLRMETALGVNGDTAADARRRLEEIASGAGFSGEVSTEDSVVRPSVGLVVAALARAVEQALGPRR; encoded by the coding sequence ATGACTGGTGTTGCGCTCGCCGAGGAGTTGCTGCTCCTCGCCTACGACGACACGACCGGCAAGGCGACCATGCCGCGGATCAGCCTGGATCTGGGCATGGCCGCGGCGGTGCTGGTCGAGCTGGCCCTGGCCGGCCGGATCGCGTACGCCGACGGGTCCCTGACGGTGGTCGACCCGACCCCGACCGGCGAGCCGTTCACCGACGACGTGCTCAAGCGGATCGCCGCTGACACCCCGCACTCCCCGGCCTCCTGGGTGCAGCGCCTGCGGCACGGCCTGCGCGACCGGATCCTCGACGACCTGTGCCGGCAGGGCGTCGTCCGGGATGTCGACGAGACCGAGCTGGGTTTCATCCACGTGCACCGCTACCCGGTCGTGGACGCGTCCGTCGAGGCGGAGACCCGGCAGCGGCTGGCCGAGGCCCTGAGCGGCGCGGCAGCCCCGGACGAGCGGACCGCCGCGCTGGCCACCCTCGTCGTGGTGCTCCGGATGGAGACCGCCCTCGGGGTGAACGGCGACACGGCCGCCGACGCCCGTCGCCGGCTGGAGGAGATCGCCAGCGGCGCCGGCTTCTCCGGCGAGGTGAGCACCGAGGACTCGGTGGTCCGCCCATCGGTCGGACTGGTCGTCGCCGCCCTCGCCCGGGCCGTCGAGCAGGCGCTCGGCCCGCGCCGCTGA